Within Streptomyces sp. NBC_00704, the genomic segment GGCGGCGGAGGCGGCCAGGTCGCGCAACGCCTCGCCGCGCGCCTGGAGCAGCACGGCCGCCTCGCCGACGTCGAGCGCGACGCCGTCCCGGGCCCGTTTGAGGGCGCGCCGCATGGCGTTCTCGGTGGGGCCGCCGGACGGGCCGGGGGTCGGGCCGGGGCCGGTACCGGAACTCGCGGGAGTCGTCATCCTTCGAGCATACGATCACCGATTCCCGCCGAGGGGCGCGCCCGCCGACGCGACCGACCGGCACCGGCGCCGCCCCGGAGCCGCCCCCGGTACCACGCCCGGCGCCGCTGCCTAGAGGAAGGGGGCGAACCCGTCGAGCAGCTCCAGGATCTCCGCCTCGCCCGCCGGCGGCAGCTGCACCACGACCTCCTCGATGCCCAGCTCCGCGTAGTGCGCGAGCTTGCCGGGGGACGGGTGGACGGCGTACGGCACGATCTGGAGGGCGGACGGATCGCGGCCCGCGTCCGCCCAGGCGGCGCGCAGCACGGGCAGCGACTCGGACAGGCCGCGGCCGCCGATCGGCAGCCAGCCGTCGGCGTACTCGCAGATGTGGGCGAACAGCTTGGGTCCGGCGGCCCCGCCGATCAGGGTGCGGGGGCCGCTGACCGGGCCGCGCGGCTTCTGCACGGGCTTGGGATACGCCGTGCTGGCCCGCACGCTGCCGAACTCGCCCTCGTACGCGGTCGGTTCGTCCGCCCACAGGGCCCGCATCAGCCGCATCCGGTCGCGGACCAGCTCGCGCCGGGTCCGCCACTGGACGCCGTGGTCGGCGGCCTCCTCGACGTTCCACCCGTAGCCGAGGCCGAGGGTGAGCCGTCCGCCGGAGAGGTGGTCCACGGTCGCGATCTGCTTGGCCAGGTCGATCGGGTCGTGCTGGGCGACGAGCGTGATGCCGGTGCCCAGCCCGAGCGTGCGCGTCACGGCCGCCGCCTGCCCGAGGGCGACGAAGGGGTCCAGGGTGCGGCCGTACTCGCGGGGCAGGTCGCCGCCGGCCGGGTAGGGGGTGGTGCGCTCGACCGGGATGTGCGTGTGCTCGGGCAGATAGAGCCCGGCGAACCCGCGTTCCTCCAGCTCACGGGCGAGGCGGGTGGGGGTGATCGTCTCGTCGGTGAGGAAGATCGTGACGGCGATGCGCATGGGCGGCCCTTTCACTGCGTACGGCTTCGTCGACGGCGTCGTCGCGGGCGACGCCCTCATCTGTACCGGGAGACGCGGCACGTGTCCATACCGACTGGTCGGCATTCACTTCGGAGGGTTCCGGAGCGAGAGCGCCGACGGTCGGCGCCCCCTCGTGCGTCCCGTCTACGATGACGCCGACGCCGGCGCCGGCGGGCCCCGGGCACGGCAACCGCCCTGACCGCACGGGAGGCCCGGTGGGCCCGGCAGGGGAGGTGGAGATCGTGTTCGACCACATGGGCGGGCTGCGCCCCGAGGAGGCCGCGCGCTTGACCGCGCTGGTCGAGGAGTGCCGCCCGGTCCTCGAACGGGAGGGGATGGAGGCCGTCCAGACGTTCCTGGCCGAGCGCCGGGTGGGCGTCATCGCGGCGATCGCCGTCACCCGGGCGCTGCTCGGGCACGCCGGGACACCGCTGCAGACCGCCGTCGAGATCGTGACCACGAGTGCGGCCCGGCGGTGACTTTGCGGCCGTCAGCGCACGGTGACCCGGTAGGTGCGCCGTTCCGGTTCGGGCGGCGGGGTCGCGGACGGGCTCGCGCCGCCGCCGCAGGCCGCCGCCCCGGCCGTGGGGAACGTGCAGTGCAGCAGCGTGATCCCGGTGCTGCCCGCGCCCGTGGCCTCGAAGGTGAGGACGAGCGTGCCGCCGCCGCCGACCGACTTCCCGTCGTCGGCGGACTCGTAGCGCCGGCCGGCGGTGCGGACCACCGAGGCGTCCGGCCGCGGCGCGACGACGGACCAGTGCTCGCGGGTGGAGGCGTTCTCCGGCACGGAGAGCGTGAAGCGCTCGCCGACCTCGGCGGCGATGGTCGTGTCCTGGGTGGGGTGGCTGGTGGGGGCGTCCGCGCCGGAGCCCGACGCACAGCCCGCCAGCAGCATGACGGCGCACAGCGCCGCCCCCGCGATCCGGCCCGGCCCGGCGGCCATCGGCTCCCCCGTCTCCTCGATCATCGGTCCTGAACCCCGGGAGGCTAACAGCCGCCCGGAGTCCAGGCCCCGCCAGGCCGCTGCCGGGGTCCTGGCGGGGGCGGGCCTTGGCGGGGGCGGGGGCGGGGGCGGAGGCGGCAGCCCGCTGCCGGTTCACCGACGGCGTCGGGGAGCATGGGCACGACACCCCTGTCCGAAGGAGCCCCCCGGACCATGGCCCGTTCCAGCGACCTCCGCTTCCGTGCGACCACCGCCTTCCAGCGGTACCTCGCCAACCCACTGACCCGCCGGCTGCCGTTCCACACCCTCCTGGAGACCACCGGCCGCGTCTCCGGCCGGCCCCGGCGCACCCCGCTGGGCGGCCGCCGCGTCGGCGACGCGTTCTGGCTCGTCTCGGAGTTCGGGGAGCGCTCGCAGTACGTCCGCAACATCCAGGCCGATCCGCGGGTGCGGGTGCGCATCCACGGACGGTGGCACGCCGGGACGGCCCACCTGATGCCCGAGGACGACCCGGTCGCCCGCCTGCGCACCCTGCCCCGCGCCAACAGCACGGCGGTACGGGCGCTCGGGACGGGACTGCTCACCGTGCGGGTGGACCTGGACGGGGAGAGATGACGGTCACCATGAGAACCGTATGATGACGGCATGACGGTGAACATGACGATGAGCCTGCCCGACGACGTGGCGGCCTTCGTGAAGGCCAAGGGCAACGCCTCCGCGTACACGGCCCGCATACTGCGTCGGCAGATGCTCGCCGAGGAGCTGGGCAGGTCCGGGCGGCTGCGCGCGGAGGCCGGAATCGTGACGACCGCCGCTGAGCCGGCCGAGAGCGAAGAGGCGACCCTGGAGCGTTGGGGCCGGGTGGCAGGCCGGTGAAACGTGGCCATGTCTACGCGCTGTCCTTCGCCGGAGGGCCGGCCCACGCGCTGGTGATCTCTTCCGACACGCTCAACGCCCAGCACAAGTCGGCGACGTGCGTGCTCGTCTACCCCCAGCAGGTACGGGAGGCGACCCTCGTGGACATCCCCGTGGACTCGCCCTCGGTCGGCACGATCGTGCTCGGCGAGTTCCGGACCCTGTCCGCCGTTCGGTTCACCGACGATCTGGGCCCGGTGGGCGAGCGGGTCATGGAGGCCGTCGAGATCGGACTGCGTGCCGTGCTCGACCTGTGAGCACCGGCGGGCCCGGCGCAGGGCCCGCCGTCCGGTCGCGGTTCACCCCGGCCAGACGATCGCCTGCACCTCGCTGTACGCGTGCAGCGCGTATGAGCCGACGTCGCGGCCCACCCCGCTCTTCTTGAAGCCGCCGAACGGCGCCTCCATGTTGCGGCCCACGGTGTTGATCCCGACGCCGCCGGCCCGCAGCCGCCGTGCCACCCGGAACGCCTTCGCCACGTCCCCGGACCACACGTAGTCGATGAGGCCGTAGTCGCTGTCGTTGGCGAGGGCGACGCCCTCCTCCTCGTCGTCGAAGGGGACGACGACCACCACCGGGCCGAAGATCTCCTCACGGGCCACCCGCATGTCGTTGGTGCAGTCGGCGAGGACGGTCGGGGCGACGTAGAAGCCCCGCTCCAACGGCGGGCGTTCACCGCCCGCGACGACCACCGCGCCCTCCTTGCGGCCGAGTTCGACGTAGGACTCCACCCGGTCCCGGTGGGCGGCCGAGATCACCGGGCCGACGACCGTTTCCGCCTCCCGCGGATCGCCCACCTTCAACCGGCGTGCGTACGCGGCGAGTTGATCCACGAGTCGGTCGTACACCCCGCGCTGCGCCAGCACCCGCGTGGGCGCCGTGCAGATCTGGCCGCTGTAGAAGGAGAACGTGGTGCCGATGCCGGCCACCGCCGAGGCCAGGTCCGCGTCGTCCAGGACGACCGCGGCGCCCTTGCCGCCCAGCTCCATCAGCTGGCGTTTCATCTGCCGCCCGCACACCTCGGCGATGCGCTGCCCGACGGCCGTCGAACCGGTGAAGCTCACCATGTCGACGTCCGGCGAGGACACCGCCGTCTCGCCGACCGCGACCGCGCGCCCGGACAGGACGTTGACGACCCCGCGCGGGACGCCCGCCTCCTCGAGCGCCTCCGCCATCCGGTAGACGGACAGGGGGTCCTGCGGGGCCGGTTTCACGACCACCGTGTTGCCCATGGCGAGGGCGGGCGCGACCTTGCCCGCCGGGTTCGCCCACGGATTGTTGTACGAGGTGACGCAGGCGACGACACCCACCGGCTGGCGCACGGCCAGCGCGCCCATGACGCCCTCCTTGCCCGCCCCCGCGGCCTGAAGGGCGTGCGAGGCGCCCCCGACGGCCTCGTTGATCTGCGGAGCGATCGGCCACTCGGCGGGCTCCACGCGCGCGTACCGGCGGAGGCGGGCCGCGGCCACCCCGACCTGCATCGCCCGCGCGGTCGCGGAGGTGGCACCGCTCTCCGCCTGCGCGAGTTCGGCGTACGGCACGAGCCGGCCCCGGATGAGGTCGGCCGCCCGGGCCAGCACGGCCGCCCGCTCCCGCGGCGGGGTGCGCGACCACGGGCCGAACGCCTCGCGGGCCGCGGCGCAGGCCGCCCGCACCTGGTCCGGCGAGGCCTCCGGCGCCCGGCCGACGGTCCCCTCGGTCGCCGGGTCGACGACCTCGTAGTGGCCGCCGTCCGGCTCCACCCAC encodes:
- a CDS encoding nitroreductase/quinone reductase family protein, which codes for MARSSDLRFRATTAFQRYLANPLTRRLPFHTLLETTGRVSGRPRRTPLGGRRVGDAFWLVSEFGERSQYVRNIQADPRVRVRIHGRWHAGTAHLMPEDDPVARLRTLPRANSTAVRALGTGLLTVRVDLDGER
- a CDS encoding LLM class F420-dependent oxidoreductase, with translation MRIAVTIFLTDETITPTRLARELEERGFAGLYLPEHTHIPVERTTPYPAGGDLPREYGRTLDPFVALGQAAAVTRTLGLGTGITLVAQHDPIDLAKQIATVDHLSGGRLTLGLGYGWNVEEAADHGVQWRTRRELVRDRMRLMRALWADEPTAYEGEFGSVRASTAYPKPVQKPRGPVSGPRTLIGGAAGPKLFAHICEYADGWLPIGGRGLSESLPVLRAAWADAGRDPSALQIVPYAVHPSPGKLAHYAELGIEEVVVQLPPAGEAEILELLDGFAPFL
- a CDS encoding protease inhibitor I42 family protein, producing MIEETGEPMAAGPGRIAGAALCAVMLLAGCASGSGADAPTSHPTQDTTIAAEVGERFTLSVPENASTREHWSVVAPRPDASVVRTAGRRYESADDGKSVGGGGTLVLTFEATGAGSTGITLLHCTFPTAGAAACGGGASPSATPPPEPERRTYRVTVR
- a CDS encoding type II toxin-antitoxin system PemK/MazF family toxin; translated protein: MKRGHVYALSFAGGPAHALVISSDTLNAQHKSATCVLVYPQQVREATLVDIPVDSPSVGTIVLGEFRTLSAVRFTDDLGPVGERVMEAVEIGLRAVLDL
- a CDS encoding aldehyde dehydrogenase family protein, translated to MSREPAGGQRLFVDGAWVEPDGGHYEVVDPATEGTVGRAPEASPDQVRAACAAAREAFGPWSRTPPRERAAVLARAADLIRGRLVPYAELAQAESGATSATARAMQVGVAAARLRRYARVEPAEWPIAPQINEAVGGASHALQAAGAGKEGVMGALAVRQPVGVVACVTSYNNPWANPAGKVAPALAMGNTVVVKPAPQDPLSVYRMAEALEEAGVPRGVVNVLSGRAVAVGETAVSSPDVDMVSFTGSTAVGQRIAEVCGRQMKRQLMELGGKGAAVVLDDADLASAVAGIGTTFSFYSGQICTAPTRVLAQRGVYDRLVDQLAAYARRLKVGDPREAETVVGPVISAAHRDRVESYVELGRKEGAVVVAGGERPPLERGFYVAPTVLADCTNDMRVAREEIFGPVVVVVPFDDEEEGVALANDSDYGLIDYVWSGDVAKAFRVARRLRAGGVGINTVGRNMEAPFGGFKKSGVGRDVGSYALHAYSEVQAIVWPG